The following proteins come from a genomic window of Candidatus Bipolaricaulis sibiricus:
- a CDS encoding Holliday junction ATP-dependent DNA helicase RuvB — protein sequence MVNRITAADRQEGDATGRTLRPQSLAEFVGQPAIRERLQVYIQAAKARGEPLDHVLLLSPPGLGKTTLAYIIAQEMGSEIKVTSGPAIERPGDLAAILTHLSPGDVLFVDEIHRLRPAVEEVLYPAMEDYKLDIVVGEGPHARSIRLDLAPFTLVGATTREGLLTTPLRDRFEVVFRLEFYERGELAEILARAAPRIGCEVDREAASELAARARGTPRIAIRLLRRARDVAQVSGTRRINAAAARETLAMLGIDEVGLDALDRRILAILIDRFDGGPVGLETLAAALGEDPDTIADLYEPFLISLGFVRRTPQGRIASERAYTHLGRTPTRLL from the coding sequence ATGGTCAACCGAATCACTGCTGCCGATCGTCAGGAGGGGGACGCCACCGGGCGCACGTTGCGGCCGCAATCCCTAGCGGAGTTCGTGGGACAGCCGGCGATCCGGGAGCGGTTGCAGGTGTACATCCAGGCAGCCAAGGCGCGCGGGGAGCCTCTCGATCACGTGCTCCTCCTGTCCCCGCCCGGGTTGGGGAAGACCACACTTGCCTACATCATCGCCCAGGAGATGGGGAGCGAGATCAAGGTCACGTCAGGGCCGGCGATCGAGCGCCCGGGTGACCTCGCAGCGATCCTCACCCACCTCTCGCCGGGCGATGTCCTGTTCGTGGATGAGATCCACCGTCTGCGGCCCGCCGTGGAGGAGGTTCTCTACCCGGCGATGGAGGACTACAAACTGGACATCGTGGTGGGGGAAGGCCCCCACGCCCGCTCGATTCGGCTCGACCTCGCCCCGTTCACCCTCGTCGGGGCGACGACACGCGAGGGGCTCCTCACCACTCCGCTGCGCGATCGTTTTGAGGTCGTGTTCCGACTTGAGTTCTACGAGCGGGGAGAGCTGGCGGAGATCCTGGCCCGTGCGGCGCCCCGGATCGGGTGTGAGGTGGATCGTGAGGCTGCGAGCGAGCTGGCCGCGCGCGCTCGGGGGACGCCGCGCATCGCGATTCGGCTCCTGCGTCGGGCTCGAGACGTGGCTCAAGTGTCCGGCACGAGACGGATCAACGCTGCCGCGGCTCGGGAAACCCTGGCGATGCTCGGGATCGACGAAGTGGGACTGGATGCCCTCGATCGTCGGATTCTCGCGATCCTCATCGACCGGTTCGACGGAGGGCCGGTTGGATTGGAGACGCTCGCTGCTGCGCTGGGCGAGGATCCGGACACGATCGCTGACCTGTACGAGCCGTTCCTGATCTCGCTGGGTTTCGTTCGGCGCACCCCCCAAGGCCGGATCGCCAGCGAGCGAGCCTACACCCACCTCGGGCGTACCCCGACCCGCCTCCTCTAG
- a CDS encoding FMN adenylyltransferase, which produces MMRAVAVGRFDGVHLGHRYLLEETRRRTPDHALVAYTFPPRGPSLLTLDAKVQLLQSLADEVWIARWEEIQHMTAEAFVREELWQRLGATAVAVGPDHRFGRGRTGDLATLRRLASSLPMAVHTIPPLELDGAVVSAARIRALVSAGDVEQAARLLGRPAWLAGTPIPGVRLARRLGYPTVNLDLAPELVRPRSGVYAAWAQWSGGESRALFYIGRRLTFTGLPPSAEVHLFAPPPHPVAGPVEVHLIRWIRPDQRFPDAQALVAQIARDRVQAEEVLSTIAAPPRLLRSTELRTPGAGA; this is translated from the coding sequence ATGATGCGAGCCGTCGCCGTGGGACGGTTCGACGGGGTCCACCTCGGCCACCGATACCTGCTCGAGGAGACCCGCCGCCGCACGCCCGACCACGCCCTGGTTGCGTACACATTCCCCCCCCGCGGGCCCTCCCTGCTGACGCTGGACGCAAAGGTGCAGCTCCTCCAGTCGCTCGCTGACGAGGTCTGGATCGCCCGCTGGGAAGAGATCCAACACATGACCGCTGAGGCGTTCGTCCGCGAGGAGCTGTGGCAGCGGCTGGGGGCCACTGCAGTGGCCGTGGGGCCCGATCATCGGTTCGGACGAGGACGCACTGGCGACCTCGCCACCCTGCGTCGCCTCGCATCGTCCCTCCCGATGGCCGTCCACACCATCCCGCCTCTGGAGCTTGACGGCGCTGTGGTGAGTGCAGCCCGGATCCGAGCTCTGGTCTCCGCAGGCGACGTCGAGCAGGCCGCCCGACTCCTCGGCCGGCCGGCCTGGTTGGCCGGGACCCCTATCCCCGGGGTGAGACTCGCGCGTCGGCTCGGGTACCCGACGGTGAACCTCGATCTCGCGCCCGAGCTTGTCCGACCCCGGTCGGGGGTCTACGCAGCGTGGGCCCAGTGGAGCGGCGGAGAGAGCAGAGCTCTGTTCTACATTGGACGACGGCTCACGTTCACCGGTCTTCCCCCGTCAGCGGAGGTCCACCTGTTCGCCCCACCTCCGCACCCGGTGGCGGGTCCCGTCGAGGTTCACCTCATCCGATGGATCCGTCCCGATCAGCGCTTCCCGGACGCCCAGGCGTTGGTAGCCCAAATCGCCCGGGACCGGGTACAGGCTGAGGAAGTCCTCAGCACGATCGCAGCTCCTCCGCGGTTGCTCCGCAGCACGGAGTTGCGGACCCCCGGAGCCGGCGCCTAA
- a CDS encoding tRNA threonylcarbamoyladenosine biosynthesis protein TsaB: MVVLGIETAGDSGGAALISAGGEYEVFVTLGRAGGELLPKAVDAVLRVAEVRRDQIELLAVDIGPGSFTGLRIGVAFANGMAQALDIPVVGVRQTEAVARPVGWWPGKVAVWIHDRREFVYAAWATQERVGAETVLPWSDALAKVRDQPGTLLVGSGAVRFRNEVRTAAPEVVCAAEVLARPRPAEVARLGLNRFQSEGVATVRRLEPHYVHKED; the protein is encoded by the coding sequence GTGGTGGTGTTGGGAATCGAGACCGCGGGGGACAGCGGTGGCGCTGCCCTGATCTCCGCAGGCGGTGAGTACGAGGTCTTCGTCACTCTGGGGCGCGCCGGAGGGGAACTCCTCCCCAAGGCGGTGGATGCTGTGCTCCGCGTTGCCGAGGTTCGGCGTGACCAGATCGAACTTCTCGCGGTGGACATTGGTCCGGGGTCGTTCACCGGACTCCGCATCGGGGTTGCGTTCGCGAACGGGATGGCGCAGGCTCTGGACATCCCCGTGGTGGGGGTGCGTCAGACGGAAGCCGTCGCCCGGCCCGTCGGGTGGTGGCCGGGCAAGGTTGCGGTGTGGATCCACGATCGACGGGAGTTCGTCTACGCGGCATGGGCCACCCAGGAGCGGGTGGGAGCGGAGACCGTGCTCCCGTGGTCCGACGCGCTGGCGAAGGTCCGCGACCAACCGGGAACGCTCCTCGTCGGATCGGGCGCGGTGCGGTTCAGGAACGAGGTCCGCACAGCGGCACCGGAAGTGGTGTGCGCTGCCGAGGTCCTCGCCCGTCCGCGGCCTGCGGAGGTCGCCCGATTGGGATTGAACCGATTCCAATCGGAGGGGGTGGCCACCG